The Populus alba chromosome 4, ASM523922v2, whole genome shotgun sequence genome contains a region encoding:
- the LOC118056003 gene encoding allene oxide cyclase, chloroplastic, translating to MAAYSSSALRSISSVKASAARSHTCGFVSTKPSLLSFKLAQNPCLLTKTTTLGNFSGTKRSFSCKSQAASTEDSRPTKVQELSVYEINERDRGSPAYLRLSQKSVNSLGDLVPFSNKLYTGDLQKRVGITAGLCVLIQNKPEKKGDRYEAVYSFYFGDYGHIAVQGSYLTYEDTYLAVTGGSGIFEGVYGQVKLQQLVFPFKLFYTFYLKGLKGDLPEELLGKAVEPSPAVEPSPAAKACEPHAVIANYTN from the exons ATGGCGGCTTATTCAAGCTCTGCTTTGAGATCCATCTCTTCTGTGAAAGCATCTGCAGCAAGATCACACACCTGTGGCTTTGTGTCCAccaaaccatcactcttgtctTTCAAGCTGGCCCAAAACCCATGTCTCCTCACAAAAACTACAACCCTTGGCAACTTCTCTGGGACGAAGAGATCCTTCTCTTGCAAAAGCCAAGCTGCCTCGACTGAGGATTCAAGACCCA CCAAAGTTCAAGAGCTGAGTGTCTATGAGATCAATGAGAGAGACCGTGGAAGCCCTGCATATCTTCGTTTGAGCCAGAAATCTGTTAATTCTCTTGGCGATCTTGTTCCTTTTAGCAACAAA CTTTACACCGGAGACCTACAGAAACGGGTAGGAATAACAGCTGGACTATGCGTGCTGATCCAAAACAAACCGGAAAAGAAAGGTGACAGGTATGAGGCGGTCTACAGCTTCTACTTTGGCGACTACGGTCACATTGCGGTGCAGGGATCTTATTTGACCTACGAGGACACGTATCTCGCTGTGACTGGAGGGTCAGGTATTTTTGAAGGGGTGTATGGTCAGGTTAAGCTACAGCAGCTTGTGTTCCCTTTCAAGCTGTTCTACACCTTTTATTTGAAGGGTCTCAAGGGGGACTTGCCTGAGGAGCTGCTTGGGAAGGCTGTCGAGCCTAGCCCCGCTGTCGAGCCG
- the LOC118056004 gene encoding protein rough sheath 2 — protein sequence MKERQRWQPEEDAVLRAYVKQYGPKEWNLISQRVEATGKTLNRDPKSCLERWKNYLKPGIKKGSLIPEEQTLVISLHAKYGNKWKTIASEVPGRTAKRLSKWWEVFKEKQSKSKSKSLLHRHHCTEYSNQNHQLEGNIPFTGDKASGLGNYDHILETFAEKYVQPKIFNHFQPFTTSLSTMIPPMPEPDPVLLLGSVWMNPGSHISSSTSTKVSATPSPYVSLSLSPSDRGMDPDSTRLMPGQQMGTLVQYCKELEEGRQNWLQHKKEATWRLSRLEQQLDLEKARKRREKAKEIEAKIRCLREEEASYTSKIESECEEQLSTWRRDADRKEAKLVEAWCSKHVKFFKRVGVHFGGGAARD from the coding sequence ATGAAGGAGAGACAACGTTGGCAACCAGAGGAAGATGCTGTGCTAAGAGCTTATGTTAAACAATATGGTCCAAAAGAATGGAACCTCATCTCTCAACGCGTGGAAGCTACTGGCAAAACCCTCAACCGAGACCCAAAATCCTGCCTTGAACGCTGGAAAAACTACCTCAAACCAGGCATCAAGAAAGGATCTCTAATCCCGGAAGAGCAAACCCTTGTCATTTCTCTTCATGCCAAGTACGGTAACAAGTGGAAAACGATAGCTAGTGAAGTCCCTGGCCGCACAGCGAAGAGGCTAAGTAAGTGGTGGGAGGTTTTTAAAGAGAAGCAATCAAAGTCCAAATCTAAGTCTTTATTGCACCGCCACCATTGCACGGAATACTCCAATCAGAACCACCAACTAGAAGGTAATATTCCGTTCACCGGAGATAAAGCATCTGGTCTGGGAAACTACGACCACATCTTAGAGACCTTTGCAGAGAAGTACGTGCAACCGAAGATCTTTAATCATTTTCAACCTTTTACCACTAGTTTATCCACTATGATACCTCCAATGCCCGAACCTGACCCTGTTCTTTTACTCGGGTCGGTTTGGATGAACCCGGGTTCACATATATCGTCCTCAACCAGCACCAAAGTTTCAGCCACCCCATCACCGTACGTGAGCTTGTCACTATCTCCTTCTGACCGCGGTATGGACCCGGACTCGACCCGACTCATGCCCGGTCAACAAATGGGCACTTTGGTTCAGTATTGCAAGGAGCTCGAGGAGGGGAGGCAAAACTGGCTGCAACATAAAAAGGAGGCAACATGGAGGCTAAGTAGACTAGAGCAGCAGCTGGATTTAGAGAAAGCAAggaaaagaagggagaaagcAAAGGAGATAGAGGCAAAGATAAGGTGTTTGAGAGAGGAAGAGGCGAGTTATACGAGTAAGATCGAGAGTGAGTGTGAAGAGCAGCTGAGTACATGGCGTAGAGATGCTGACAGAAAAGAGGCAAAGCTTGTGGAAGCTTGGTGCAGCAAGCATGTCAAGTTTTTTAAGCGAGTTGGGGTACATTTTGGTGGTGGTGCAGCCAGGGATTAG